In Litoribrevibacter albus, a single window of DNA contains:
- a CDS encoding recombination-associated protein RdgC, giving the protein MFKQCFSYQITRPLEITADELEKKLKEFSFKPCGQQERKRNGWAAPIKQAPDMLVHEIMGTWIINLRHQEKVIPPSAINERLEEKVAEIEAEHGRPVRRKEKAQLKEDITTLLLPNALSRTQDTLAVIIPEKNMMLVNAGSSSKAEEVASTLRKALGTMPVVPLQTEMSPAIVMSAWLNGKHSLPQHMELGFEAQLKSDDEDGGSVRLTGMDVADEHALNYLNNGMSVTRLALNWKDKLELIIDDQLIIKRIKFTDTYQEEIHDELGESDAISQFTGSMALIVNELLDVIESIAKNFSEE; this is encoded by the coding sequence ATGTTTAAACAATGTTTTAGTTATCAAATTACCCGTCCGTTAGAAATCACCGCTGACGAGCTGGAAAAGAAATTAAAAGAATTTTCCTTTAAGCCTTGCGGTCAGCAAGAAAGAAAACGTAACGGTTGGGCAGCACCAATCAAACAAGCACCCGACATGTTAGTCCATGAAATCATGGGCACCTGGATCATCAATCTTCGCCATCAGGAAAAAGTAATTCCACCTTCGGCTATCAATGAGCGTCTGGAAGAAAAAGTCGCAGAAATTGAAGCAGAACATGGCCGCCCGGTTCGTCGTAAAGAAAAAGCTCAGCTAAAGGAAGACATTACCACCCTACTGCTTCCTAATGCACTTTCCCGTACCCAAGACACATTGGCGGTCATCATCCCTGAAAAGAACATGATGCTAGTAAACGCTGGCAGCTCTTCCAAAGCAGAAGAAGTTGCATCAACACTGCGTAAAGCCCTCGGCACAATGCCAGTAGTTCCGCTACAAACCGAAATGTCACCGGCTATCGTTATGTCTGCGTGGTTGAATGGTAAGCATTCTTTACCACAGCACATGGAACTGGGCTTCGAGGCACAACTGAAAAGTGACGACGAAGACGGCGGTTCAGTACGCTTAACCGGTATGGATGTAGCGGATGAGCATGCGTTGAATTACCTGAATAACGGCATGTCCGTCACACGTCTTGCGCTGAACTGGAAAGACAAGCTGGAACTGATCATTGATGATCAGCTAATCATCAAGCGCATTAAATTCACCGATACCTATCAAGAAGAAATTCATGATGAACTGGGCGAGTCAGATGCGATCAGTCAATTCACCGGCTCTATGGCGTTGATCGTGAATGAATTACTGGATGTGATCGAGAGTATTGCTAAGAATTTTAGTGAAGAGTGA
- a CDS encoding GlxA family transcriptional regulator, whose amino-acid sequence MTTHKSDIKPNQTKSIQLSIINYPGALQSATFGLQELFELANTLAEEQKTSVRFSPKIIDLKDEMPSGNQTPDVLILPPSINNTYYQTPDQALLDYLNQAHYKGAVLCSACAGAFILGAAGRLDNRRVTTHWKLADHLKASFPQITLQAESILINEGDLITAGGLMSWIDLGLELVARYMSPQVMRALGKYLIVDTGKREQRYYESFMPKMDHGQESILKIQHHIHQQYGTAIKIEDLASLCFMTKRTFLRKFTEATTLKPLQYLQRVRIQNACNLLESTQRTTEQIAFDVGYEDVNSFRKVFAKIMGLTPSEFKNRFAN is encoded by the coding sequence ATGACAACTCATAAATCAGACATCAAACCCAACCAAACAAAGTCCATTCAGCTTTCCATCATCAATTATCCGGGTGCCTTACAGAGCGCAACGTTTGGGTTGCAAGAACTCTTCGAGTTGGCAAACACCCTTGCCGAAGAACAAAAGACTTCGGTGAGATTCTCACCAAAAATTATCGACCTCAAAGACGAAATGCCCTCCGGAAATCAAACCCCGGATGTACTGATTCTGCCGCCCAGCATCAACAACACCTATTATCAAACACCGGATCAAGCGCTTCTGGACTACCTCAACCAAGCCCATTACAAGGGCGCGGTTTTATGTTCGGCCTGTGCGGGAGCATTTATCTTAGGCGCAGCAGGACGCCTGGATAATCGTCGAGTGACAACACATTGGAAATTAGCCGATCATCTGAAGGCGTCGTTTCCACAAATAACGCTGCAAGCCGAAAGCATCTTGATCAATGAAGGGGATCTGATTACAGCAGGCGGTCTTATGTCATGGATCGACTTGGGTCTCGAACTGGTAGCACGCTATATGTCCCCCCAAGTTATGCGGGCACTGGGAAAATATCTGATTGTGGATACCGGCAAACGAGAACAACGTTACTACGAAAGTTTTATGCCCAAAATGGATCACGGGCAAGAAAGCATCCTCAAAATTCAGCACCATATCCACCAACAATACGGTACTGCAATCAAGATTGAAGACCTTGCGTCTCTGTGCTTTATGACCAAACGCACGTTCTTGCGAAAGTTTACCGAAGCCACCACCCTCAAACCCTTGCAATACCTTCAACGAGTACGGATTCAAAATGCCTGTAACCTGCTCGAATCCACTCAGCGAACCACAGAACAAATTGCCTTTGATGTGGGTTATGAGGACGTAAACAGTTTCCGAAAAGTCTTTGCCAAGATCATGGGATTAACGCCCTCTGAATTTAAAAATCGTTTTGCCAATTAG
- a CDS encoding cysteine hydrolase family protein: MSQVAVRSHTSDMPQTALILVDFQNDYFPSFPGAKLPLVGTEAAADNGAQLLDAFRSQGLPVVHVHHEFPSEQAPFFAAGSDGVSIHTSVQPKPEEVRVLKHKVNSFVGTNLDHLLKELNVSRLFIAGAMSHMCIDGIVRAATDLGYECFLAHDACATRDLEFNEVTVPAAQVHAAYMAALSSSYCLVDTTKALLGHLEVA, from the coding sequence ATGTCACAGGTTGCTGTTAGGTCACACACTTCGGATATGCCACAGACCGCGCTAATTTTGGTGGATTTTCAAAACGATTACTTTCCTTCGTTTCCAGGGGCCAAATTGCCTTTGGTGGGGACGGAAGCCGCAGCGGATAATGGGGCACAATTACTGGATGCTTTCAGGTCTCAGGGGTTACCTGTTGTCCATGTGCATCATGAATTTCCATCCGAACAAGCGCCGTTCTTTGCGGCCGGTTCTGACGGTGTAAGTATTCACACCAGTGTTCAGCCTAAGCCTGAGGAAGTTCGCGTGCTAAAACACAAAGTGAATAGCTTTGTGGGAACCAATCTTGATCATCTGTTGAAAGAGCTTAATGTTTCTCGATTATTTATTGCCGGCGCGATGAGTCATATGTGCATTGATGGCATCGTCAGAGCGGCTACGGATTTAGGCTATGAGTGCTTCCTGGCCCATGATGCTTGTGCAACACGGGATCTGGAATTCAATGAGGTAACGGTTCCGGCGGCGCAGGTTCATGCAGCGTACATGGCGGCATTAAGTTCAAGTTACTGTTTGGTCGATACGACAAAGGCATTGCTTGGTCATCTAGAAGTTGCTTGA
- a CDS encoding SRPBCC family protein, with amino-acid sequence MAFDVTIEINKSFSVAANADKVFELLADVPESTSHFPKLENLVKEADNQYRWEMEKVGAGSASIQTVYACEYQSDASTRDISWKPAKTKDSNAQVFGTWKITENADGGTDVVFDTKATLTLPLPKLTRAMISPVVKMEFEGLVDKYISNLHEAFKA; translated from the coding sequence ATGGCTTTTGACGTTACCATTGAAATCAACAAATCTTTTTCAGTCGCCGCGAATGCAGACAAAGTATTCGAGTTATTGGCTGACGTACCTGAATCCACCAGCCACTTCCCTAAGCTAGAGAACCTGGTTAAAGAAGCAGACAATCAATATCGTTGGGAGATGGAAAAAGTAGGCGCAGGTTCTGCATCTATTCAAACCGTGTACGCCTGTGAATATCAGTCAGACGCTTCGACGCGCGATATCTCATGGAAGCCTGCAAAAACCAAAGACAGTAATGCACAAGTATTTGGTACTTGGAAAATTACTGAAAATGCTGACGGTGGCACCGATGTCGTATTCGACACCAAAGCAACTTTGACCTTGCCGCTGCCAAAGCTGACTCGTGCGATGATTTCGCCAGTGGTTAAGATGGAATTTGAAGGCTTGGTTGATAAGTACATCAGCAACCTTCACGAAGCATTTAAAGCGTAA